Below is a window of Corynebacterium kalinowskii DNA.
TCGAACTCGGCGAAGTAGATGGCCATCTCACCGCCATGCCAGGTGTTCGTACTGGTGCTGCTGCAGTGCACAAGACGAAGGCCGGCACGCCGGTGTTGGTGGGTTACCTTGCGCCCGAGGAAGGCGAAACCATTGACCTTGACGTCATTCGGCCTCTCCTTGCACAACGCTTGCCTGGTGGCGTCGTTCCGAGCTTGTGCGTCATGGACCAGCTGCCGATGAAGACCTCCGGCAAGGTGGACCGCAAACTCCTGCCATGGCCGTTGCCGTCAACCGGTGACGAAAAAGAAGACGTACCAGAAGAAATGCAGTGGCTGGCAGACCTCTGGCTCGACCAACTGGGGCCAACTCCGCTGAACCCTGAATCCAACTTCTTTGATCTCGGTGGTGGCTCCGTGGCCATCGCTCGTCTGGTAACCGCCTTGCGCGACGATTACCCCGGCGCAGACATCGGCGCGCTGTATGCCAATGCGACGCTGCAAGATATGTACGAATACACCCAGTCGCTTGGATCCGCAGGGGAGAAGCGACCTGAGCCAAAGCCGATTCCGAAGACTGCTGGGGTTATCCAGGGTCTGACCATTGCCGGACTCTATGGTTACAACGCCGCTCGTTACATCGTGGGCATCCTTGCCGTGGTTGCTGTGTTGTACACAATCTTTGACGCTGGCTGGGTACCACAGGTTCCGTTGCTGCCAGTGATCGTCGGCTGGTTCGTGTTGTTCTCTGTTCCTGGCCGTACGCTCATTGCTGCGGGACTCATCCGCGCGCTGAATCGGGGGCTCCAACCCGGAGAATACTTGCGTGGCGGCGCCGTTCATATGCGAGTGTGGGCTGCTCAGCGAATTCTCGAACACCTGAAGTTTGACAAGGTCTACGGCACTCCAATGGCCGTAACTCTTCACCGAGCCCTTGGTACCAAGGTAGGGGAGGAGTGTCTGCTCAGTCACGCGCCAAGCGTCACCGGTCTCGCTCGCTTCGGTAACCACGTGAGCATCGAGAGCGAAGCTGACATGAACGGCTACTGGGTGGACGGCGACAAGTTTATCCTCGGTTCTGTCCATGTTGATGATGGTGCACGTATCGGCGAGCGCTGCATCGCTATGCCAAATGCTCACGTTCGAGCAGGTAGCGAAATTATCTCTGGCTCCCGTATTTCCGGCACCATTCCCGCGAACGAGACATGGGGTGGTTCTCCGATCGTCCGTGAGGGCACGGCCGATCAAACGTGGCCGAACGCTATCCCGGAGCGTATTGACACAGTAGAAACCTGGTCCCCGCTGCGGAACTTCTTGAGCTATCAGCTCGCCCTGGGCTGGCTGACCATCATGCCGGTGTTGGCGTTGCTTCCAGGAACGCTGTTGGTCACGGCCCCTGTCATCTCCAACCAGTGGTATGACGAGGTGTTCCCGCACTTCGCACTGTGGTTGCCGGTTTTCATCCTGCTTACCATCGCAACCTGGCTCACCCTCATCATTTTGACGGTGCGTGTGGCATCCGTGTTTGTCCGACCGGGGTACTTCGCAGAGAAGAGCTCGACCGGCTTGGCGCTGTGGATCATCCACGCTGCTCTACAACGCACGCTAATTTCCACTTACTTCATTTATGCGTCCTTCTTCACCCCAACTTTCATGCGTCTGCTCGGCGCAAAGGTGGGCAAGAACGTGGAGATTTCCACAGTGGAGACCATTCCACACTTGACGGTATTCAAGGACGGCAGTTTTATGGCCGACCACTCGCTAGTGTCATCCACCCGGCACAAGAATGGCTGGGTCCACGTCGGTAGCTCGGTGATCGGTGAAAAGAGCTTCGTTGGCAACTCAGCCATCATCGGGCCAGACCGGGACTTGCCAGCGGACTCCCTCGTGGCGGTACTCTCTTCACTTCCGCCAAGGCCTGCTATCGGCACCAGCTGGCTCGGTCGCACCAGCGAGCCGATTCCACGCGCCAAGGTCGAGGCTGACGACGCAGCAACATACGCGCCACCACTGCACCTACAAATCGGACGCGTCCTCGTCGAGCTGTGCCGACTGATTCCAGCCATTATCGCTGGCTACATCGATCTCGCGATCGTCTGGGTTCTTACCTGGGTGTACATCGAATTCGGCATGGGAGTCGATGGCTTGATCGCAGCTGGCCTTGCTGCTTACCCCGTAGTGCTGTTGGCCGGTGCATTCGCTACCTTGTTCCCAGTAGCACTGAAGTGGGTCTTGATCGGCCGATTCAAGGCCGTCGATAAGCCGCTGTTTTGCGACTTTGTCTGGCGCGGCGAGCTTTTCGACGTCTTTTGCGAATCCCTCGCAATCCCGAGCTTCATTCGCATGAGCCTGGGCAGCCCATTTTTCAATGCATGGGCACGCATGATGGGCGTGAAGGTCGGCAAGAACGTGTTCTGCGAAACGTGGTGGCTGCCAGAGTTTGACCTGATCACCCTGGAAGATGGCGTCAGCATCAACCGCGGAACTGTGCTGCAGACGCACCTGTTCCATGACCGAGTGATGTCCATGGAACGCGTCACTTTCAAGGCCGGATCGACCCTCGGCCCGAATAGTTTCGTGCTTCCTGGCGCTACCGTCGGCGAGCGCACCACCGTGTTCCCGGGCTCCCTGGTGATGCGCCAAGAGACCCTGCCGGGTGATTCGATTTGGTCCGGCAACCCTGTCCGCCACATCGCTGAGGTGACGGAGGCCGATAACAGTCTGGCCTTCGCGGAAATGATCAGCGATCCGAAACTTAATGCACCATCCAACGACTCAGTATCTGTACTGAACCTGACCGCGGAAGGAGCTCGCTGGGAAACGGCCGATCGATAGGCAGCACGACTGCTTACGAGAATCCGAACTCACAGCGAAGGACAACTTATGACTAATAACAACCCAACCACCCACGAACGCCCGGCACCAGGGCCCCGCCCACCGCGGGAAATCTGGACCGGTGTGGCCGAGGACGCTCAGGGCAAAGAGCACTCCACCGCCACTCCGACCACGCTGGTCGAAGTTGCCGAAGAAAAGCCGCAGCTGGCGGCCCAGAACAAGAAGCGTGTAATCGGCATCGACGTCGCCCGCGGTTTTGCGGTCATCGGTATGATCGCCGTGCACACCATGCCGAGTTCGCACCCAGACGGCAATGCCACCTGGGCGTGGCTGATGTTCTCCGGAAAGTCCGCACCACTATTTGCGATGCTCGCCGGAATCAGCCTGGCGTTCATGACCGGCGGCCGCCGACCACACGCTGGCATTAAAGGGAGGCGCTCTCGCGTCTCCATTGCGGTGCGAGCATTAGTGTTGTTCACCCTGGGTGCCGCCATCAACACGATGACAGATCCCGCGCCAGAGGACATCCTGCCGTACTACGGCCTGCTGTTTCTCTTTGCCATTCCATTCACCACACTGCGTATTAGGCACCTCATCATGTGTGCGATCGCTTTTGCCACGCTCGGTCCCGTGGTGATGTTCCTCGCGCTGAAATACATGGGCGCCGCCTACTTATCTAACCCGAGCTTCCTTGACTTCGCCGAAAACCCAGGGCTAGCTTTTGTTACGCTGCTGCTGACCGGTACTTACCCGGCCCTGATCTGGATGAGCTACATCTGCCTGGGCATGGCGCTGGGCCGCATGAAACTGGTCGAGAAATCCGTACAGTGGGGCATTCTCGGCGCCGGCGCGCTACTGATCGCAGGATCCGCGATCCTCTCTGATCTGCTCGTCTGGTGGCTGCCCACCCATGACATTCTCGCGGAAGCAACTAATACCGCAGACATAGAAGAAATGCTGCTCAACTACAGCGTCTACGGTGGCGGTATGGGCACCCTGCCTACGGACCACCCACTGTGGCTGGCAGTGAATGGCCCGCACTTGAACACGCCACTGTCAGAGGCTTACGGTGCCGGATTCACGCTCGTCGCGGCAGGCGGGCTGTCGCTGCTGGCAGCCAAGGCCGCGAAACTGTTCCAGCCATTGGCCGTGATGGGCACCATGACCTTGACGCTTTACGTGGCACACTGTGTGGCGCTCGAGCCACTGTTTGCTCAGGACATTGTTCCATTGAATCGAGAGCAAGCGCTGGTCTTTCAGCTCATCGTTGCGGTGCTATTCGCTGCAATCTGGAAGCACTTCTTCAGCCAGGGACCACTGGAAAAGCCAGTGAGTGTGATCTCCAAGAATGTGGCGAATTACTTCGTGCGGGGCAAGGACGCTGATCCAGCTGCTGCGCGTAAGGACTACAATCCGCCACAGTTCGCTCCGGAGCTCAATAAGGTCTAGCTAGTTTTCCCAGGCTACCGAAGCAACGTGTCCGCGCTTCTTCGGTAGCCGAATGCGCACCAATGACCAGCCCTTCGGAGTCAGTGGTCGCTTGACCGGGCCGACCTCGTCCAAGGCGGGGTCGCGCACGAGTCCCACTTCGAGGCCCTTGAGTAGGGCCTCTTTGTGTGTCCACGCTTGAGTAATCGCCCTGACCTTTGGCCGGCGTAGGCGCGCAGACACCAGGCGTGCCTGGTCGGCCGGGTGAAACACCTTGATCAGCTGTTCGGCCTGTTCCAGGGTTTGAATCTGTTCGATGTCCGCGCCCACGCGATGGCCCTCAGTGCTGACGATCAAAGCCATTGCTTGCGTTGTGCGGCTCAGCGAGAATCGGCAACCGCCGACGTCGTACGGCGGAACTCCCGGCAAAGTCAGCCCATTCGGATCTCGACCGAGAATTCCGGCCAAGATCCGAATGGTGATGGACCGAGATAACCCACGCGCCTTGTGGTAGTCCAAATTCGCGGTGTCGAGGCTGGAATCTAGGTCCTCAAAGTAGATGACGTAGGTCTGCACATGCTCGGGCGCACCCTTGAACTTGACGCGAAAAGATTCCCAGAAATCCGTTAGTTCTGCCACCAAGTATCCTGCGGGGTGACTGGGGTGGTGCGCTTGTGTCGACCGATGCGCCACAAATGCTCGATGCGCTGCGTAGCCTCTGCAGGTACGGGAGCTTCGCCTTCGACATAAGCGTCAATGTCGGCGTACGTCACTCCCAACGCCGCCTCATCGGGCTGCATCGGCTTGTTGTCTTCCAAATCCGCGGTCGGCACCTTCCGCCACGTACTATCCGGCGCGCCCAAGTACTGCAGCAGCTGCGCGCCTTGGCGCTTGGACAGCCCGAACAGCGGCAGGATGTCGGCACCGCCGTCACCAAACTTGGTAAAGAATCCGGTGACGTTTTCAGAAGCGTGGTCGCTGCCAATGACCAGCAGGCCACGCTCGCCGGCGAGGGCGTACTGCGCGATCATCCGTTCGCGGGCCTTGACGTTGCCACGATTGAAATCGCCTAGTTTCTCCTGGCCGAGGGCGGCCGCGACTTCTTGCTCGATGGCAGCAGTCGCTGCCTTAATATTCACGGTCACCTCGTGGTCTGCAGCGATGAAATCCAGTGCGACGTCGGCATCGCTGGCATCAGCTTGGACACCATGGGGGAGCCGCATTGCCCAGAACTCGGCGGTGTAGCCATCTGCGCGCAGCTTTTCGACGGCCAACTGTGCCAGACGCCCGGCCAGAGTGGAATCCTGTCCGCCGGAAATCCCGAGGACATAGCCTTTGAGTCCGGTGGCGCGAAGGTAATCCGCAAGGAAGGTCACGCGCTGCTGTACTTCTTGTGCGGGGTCGATAGCAGGCTTGGTTTCCAGCGCTGCGACGATCTGAGAACGAAGTGTGCCGTGAGGTTGTGACATGACACCAAGCATAGTGAAGTGGCAGTGTGGATGAGGTGAATCAAAAGACGAAAGTTCCGGCGCATGCCCGCCTGGTGGCGGCGGTCGCTGCCTTGGGTGGCGTGCTGTTCGGCTACGACACCGGCGTGATGTCTGGTGCGCTCCTATATATAGGTAACGATTTCCACCTCAGCCCCGTGGCCGAAGGTGCGGTCACCTCCATGCTGTTGGTCGGTGCGGCGCTGGGAGCGCTGCTCGGAGGTAGGGTCGCCGACGCCCTGGGACGCAAAGCCACACTCATCGGTGGCGGAGTGATCTTTGTGGTGGGGTCGCTAGCTTGTGCCATGGCCGGATCAGCGCTGGCTTTGGGCGCCGCACGGACCGCACTCGGCGCCGCTGTCGGCCTCGTGTCGATCGTGGTGCCGATGTATATTTCCGAGATGGCTCCACCCGCGGTTCGTGGTGGCCTGGTGTCGCTTA
It encodes the following:
- a CDS encoding Pls/PosA family non-ribosomal peptide synthetase; protein product: MQGMDHPELAIYGVGKVPAERTLVDIVELTMGRYPDAVAIEGSNGVLTYAELHQEIEKQRQILADAGIGLGDRIGIRVPSGTTDLYVAILATICAGAAYVPVDWDDPDERAKTVWEEANVVAVYGANLAITKLHENGTNQAPDRPTLDHDAWIIFTSGSTGKPKGVAITHRSAAALVDVEADFYLSKDHLHPGDRVMAGLSVAFDASCEEMWLAWRSGATLVAAPRDIVRSGEDLGRWIINENITAVSTVPTLASLWPVEALDKVRLLIFGGEACPIELIEKYELPGREVWNTYGPTEATVIATAELLTTEPPVRIGRPIEGWQLVVVGTEGNPVKWGETGELIIGGVGLGRYLDPAKDAEKYAPLPSMGWERAYRSGDLVKAEQKGLVFAGRIDDQIKIGGKRLELGEVDGHLTAMPGVRTGAAAVHKTKAGTPVLVGYLAPEEGETIDLDVIRPLLAQRLPGGVVPSLCVMDQLPMKTSGKVDRKLLPWPLPSTGDEKEDVPEEMQWLADLWLDQLGPTPLNPESNFFDLGGGSVAIARLVTALRDDYPGADIGALYANATLQDMYEYTQSLGSAGEKRPEPKPIPKTAGVIQGLTIAGLYGYNAARYIVGILAVVAVLYTIFDAGWVPQVPLLPVIVGWFVLFSVPGRTLIAAGLIRALNRGLQPGEYLRGGAVHMRVWAAQRILEHLKFDKVYGTPMAVTLHRALGTKVGEECLLSHAPSVTGLARFGNHVSIESEADMNGYWVDGDKFILGSVHVDDGARIGERCIAMPNAHVRAGSEIISGSRISGTIPANETWGGSPIVREGTADQTWPNAIPERIDTVETWSPLRNFLSYQLALGWLTIMPVLALLPGTLLVTAPVISNQWYDEVFPHFALWLPVFILLTIATWLTLIILTVRVASVFVRPGYFAEKSSTGLALWIIHAALQRTLISTYFIYASFFTPTFMRLLGAKVGKNVEISTVETIPHLTVFKDGSFMADHSLVSSTRHKNGWVHVGSSVIGEKSFVGNSAIIGPDRDLPADSLVAVLSSLPPRPAIGTSWLGRTSEPIPRAKVEADDAATYAPPLHLQIGRVLVELCRLIPAIIAGYIDLAIVWVLTWVYIEFGMGVDGLIAAGLAAYPVVLLAGAFATLFPVALKWVLIGRFKAVDKPLFCDFVWRGELFDVFCESLAIPSFIRMSLGSPFFNAWARMMGVKVGKNVFCETWWLPEFDLITLEDGVSINRGTVLQTHLFHDRVMSMERVTFKAGSTLGPNSFVLPGATVGERTTVFPGSLVMRQETLPGDSIWSGNPVRHIAEVTEADNSLAFAEMISDPKLNAPSNDSVSVLNLTAEGARWETADR
- a CDS encoding DUF418 domain-containing protein; its protein translation is MTNNNPTTHERPAPGPRPPREIWTGVAEDAQGKEHSTATPTTLVEVAEEKPQLAAQNKKRVIGIDVARGFAVIGMIAVHTMPSSHPDGNATWAWLMFSGKSAPLFAMLAGISLAFMTGGRRPHAGIKGRRSRVSIAVRALVLFTLGAAINTMTDPAPEDILPYYGLLFLFAIPFTTLRIRHLIMCAIAFATLGPVVMFLALKYMGAAYLSNPSFLDFAENPGLAFVTLLLTGTYPALIWMSYICLGMALGRMKLVEKSVQWGILGAGALLIAGSAILSDLLVWWLPTHDILAEATNTADIEEMLLNYSVYGGGMGTLPTDHPLWLAVNGPHLNTPLSEAYGAGFTLVAAGGLSLLAAKAAKLFQPLAVMGTMTLTLYVAHCVALEPLFAQDIVPLNREQALVFQLIVAVLFAAIWKHFFSQGPLEKPVSVISKNVANYFVRGKDADPAAARKDYNPPQFAPELNKV
- a CDS encoding 4'-phosphopantetheinyl transferase family protein, coding for MAELTDFWESFRVKFKGAPEHVQTYVIYFEDLDSSLDTANLDYHKARGLSRSITIRILAGILGRDPNGLTLPGVPPYDVGGCRFSLSRTTQAMALIVSTEGHRVGADIEQIQTLEQAEQLIKVFHPADQARLVSARLRRPKVRAITQAWTHKEALLKGLEVGLVRDPALDEVGPVKRPLTPKGWSLVRIRLPKKRGHVASVAWEN
- the nadE gene encoding ammonia-dependent NAD(+) synthetase, with amino-acid sequence MSQPHGTLRSQIVAALETKPAIDPAQEVQQRVTFLADYLRATGLKGYVLGISGGQDSTLAGRLAQLAVEKLRADGYTAEFWAMRLPHGVQADASDADVALDFIAADHEVTVNIKAATAAIEQEVAAALGQEKLGDFNRGNVKARERMIAQYALAGERGLLVIGSDHASENVTGFFTKFGDGGADILPLFGLSKRQGAQLLQYLGAPDSTWRKVPTADLEDNKPMQPDEAALGVTYADIDAYVEGEAPVPAEATQRIEHLWRIGRHKRTTPVTPQDTWWQN